A DNA window from Dama dama isolate Ldn47 chromosome 19, ASM3311817v1, whole genome shotgun sequence contains the following coding sequences:
- the CHRD gene encoding chordin isoform X4, protein MRCVLCACEALAFESQQLMSCPHPVFRLLCEQPQWGRRARGAGRVSCKNIKPECPTLACGQPRQLPGHCCQTCPQEHSSPEKQPTGLAFEYPRDPEHRSYSDRGEPGAEDRGRGDGHTDFVALLTGPRSQAVARARVSLQRSSLRFSISYRRLDRPTRIRFSDSTGSILFEHPAAPTQDGLVCGVWRAVPRLSLRLLRAEQLYVALVTPAHPSGEVWGPLIRHRALAAETFSAILTLEGPPQPGIGGIALLTLSDTEDSLHFLLLFRGLLESRSGGPAQVPLRLRILHQGKLLRELQANASAQEPGFAEVLPNLTAQEMDWLVLGELQMALERASGPGLRISGHIAARQSCDVLQSVLCGADALIPVQTGAAGSASLTLLGNGSLIYQVQVVGTGSEVVAMTLETKPQRRNQHTVLCHMVGLQPGGHRAVGICPGLGARGAHMLLQNELFLNVGTKDFPDGELRGHVAALPYSGHSARHDTLPVPLAGALVLPPVQSQAAGHAWLSLDTHCHLHYEVLLAGLGGSEQGTITAHLLGPPGMPGPRRLLKGFYGPEAQGVVKDLEPELLRHLAQGSASLLITTKGSPQGELRGQVHIANQCEVGGLRLAAAGDKEVQAPGALEAVAAMVAPLPAVPGPDTPAPAKPGGPGRLRDPNTCFFEGQQRPHGARWAPNYDPLCSLCTCQRRTVICDPVVCPPPSCPSPVQAPDQCCPVCPEKQDVKDLPGLPRNRDPGEGCYFDGDRSWRAAGTRWHPVVPPFGLIKCAVCTCKGDTGEVHCEKVQCPRLACAQPVRANPTDCCKQCPVGSGAHPQLGDPMQADGPRGCRFAGQWFPESQSWHPSVPPFGEMSCITCRCGQAGVPHCERDDCSPPLSCGPGKESRCCSHCTPRRRSPETRTVPELGKEDEGS, encoded by the exons ATGCGCTGCGTGCTGTGCGCCTGCGAGGCG CTTGCCTTTGAGTCTCAACAATTGATGTCTTGCCCTCACCCGGTTTTCCGTCTTCTCTGTGAGCAGCCTCAATGGGGCCGCCGCGCAAGGGGCGCAGGTAGGGTCAGCTGCAAGAACATCAAACCCGAGTGCccaaccctggcctgtgggcagCCGCGCCAGCTGCCTGGACACTGCTGCCAGACCTGCCCCCAGG AGCACAGCAGTCCGGAAAAGCAGCCGACGGGCCTGGCCTTCGAGTATCCACGCGACCCAGAGCACCGAAGCTACAGCGACCGCGGGGAGCCAGGAGCTGAGGATCGGGGCCGTGGAGACGGCCACACGG ACTTCGTGGCGCTGCTGACAGGGCCAAGGTCGCAAGCGGTGGCGCGGGCTCGAGTGTCGCTGCAGCGCTCCAGTCTGCGGTTCTCCATCTCCTACCGGCg GCTGGACCGCCCTACCCGAATCCGCTTCTCTGACTCCACTGGCAGCATCTTGTTTGAACACCCTGCAGCCCCCACCCAAGATGGCCTG GTCTGCGGGGTGTGGCGGGCAGTGCCTCGGTTGTCCCTGCGACTCCTTAGGGCAGAGCAGCTGTATGTGGCACTTGTGACACCCGCTCACCCTTCAGGGGAGGTCTGGGGACCTCTCATTCGGCACCGGGCCCTGGCTGCAG AGACCTTCAGTGCCATCCTGACCCTGGAAGGCCCCCCACAGCCCGGCATAGGGGGCATCGCCCTACTCACTCTCAGTGACACAGAGGACTCCTTGCACTTCCTGCTGCTCTTCCGTGGACTCCTGGAGTCTAGGAGTGGGG GACCAGCCCAGGTTCCCCTGCGGCTCCGGATTCTACACCAGGGGAAGTTACTTCGAGAGCTCCAAGCCAATGCCTCAGCCCAG GAACCAGGCTTTGCTGAAGTGCTGCCCAACCTGACAGCCCAGGAGATGGACTGGCTGGTGCTGGGGGAGCTGCAGATGGCCCTGGAGAGGGCAAGTGGGCCAGGGCTACGCATCAGTGGACATATTGCTGCCAGGCAGAGCTGCGACG TCCTGCAAAGTGTCCTTTGTGGGGCAGATGCCCTGATCCCAGTTCAGACGGGTGCAGCGGGCTCAGCCAGCCTTACACTGCTAGGAAACGGCTCCCTGATCTACCAA GTACAGGTTGTAGGTACAGGCAGTGAGGTGGTGGCCATGACACTGGAGACCAAGCCTCAGCGGAGGAACCAGCACACTGTCCTATGCCACATGGTTGGACTCCAGCCAGGAGGACACAGG GCCGTGGGTATCTGCCCTGGGCTGGGTGCCCGGGGGGCTCATATGCTGCTGCAGAACGAGCTGTTCCTGAACGTGGGCACCAAGGACTTCCCAGATGGAGAGCTGCGGGGCCACGTGGCTGCCCTGCCCTACAGTGGGCACAGCGCCCGCCATGACA CATTGCCTGTGCCCCTGGCAGGAGCCCTGGTGTTGCCCCCGGTGCAGAGTCAGGCAGCAGGGCACGCCTGGCTCTCTCTGGACACCCACTGTCACCTGCACTATGAAGTGCTGCTGGCAGGGCTTGGTGGCTCAGAACAGGGCACCATCACTGCCCACCTCCTCGGGCCTCCTGGAATGCCGGGGCCCCGGCGGCTGCTGAAGGGATTCTACGGCCCGGAG GCCCAGGGTGTGGTGAAGGACCTGGAGCCCGAGCTGCTGCGGCACCTGGCTCAGGGCTCTGCCTCCCTGCTGATCACCACCAAGGGGAGCCCTCAAGGGGAGCTGCGAGGGCAG GTGCACATTGCCAACCAATGCGAGGTGGGCGGCCTGCGCCTGGCGGCAGCAGGGGACAAAGAAGTGCAGGCGCCTGGGGCTCTGGAGGCAGTGGCGGCCATGGTGGCCCCACTGCCCGCTGTGCCGGGCCCAGACACCCCAGCGCCAGCCAAACCAGGTGGCCCCGGTCGGCTTCGCGACCCCAACACCTGCTTCTTCGAGGGGCAGCAGCGCCCCCATGGGGCTCGCTGGGCTCCTAACTATGACCCGCTCTGCTCGCTCTGCACCTGCCAG AGACGCACGGTGATTTGTGACCCTGTGGTGTGCCCGCCACCCAGCTGTCCAAGCCCGGTGCAGGCACCGGACCAGTGCTGCCCTGTGTGCCCGG AGAAACAAGATGTCAAAGACCTCCCCGGGCTGCCAAGGAACAGGGACCCTGGCGAGG GCTGCTATTTTGATGGTGACCGGAGCTGGCGGGCAGCAGGCACCCGGTGGCACCCTGTCGTGCCCCCATTTGGCTTAATTAAGTGTGCTGTCTGCACCTGCAAG GGGGACACCGGAGAGGTGCACTGTGAGAAGGTGCAGTGTCCCCGGCTGGCCTGTGCCCAGCCTGTCCGTGCCAACCCCACTGACTGCTGCAAGCAGTGTCCAG TGGGTTCAGGGGCGCACCCCCaactgggggatcccatgcaggctGATGGGCCCCGAGGCTGCCGTTTTGCAGGGCAGTGGTTCCCAGAGAGCCAGAGCTGGCACCCTTCAGTGCCCCCCTTTGGGGAGATGAGCTGTATTACCTGCAGATGTGGG CAGGCAGGGGTGCCCCACTGTGAGCGGGATGACTGTTCACCGCCACTGTCCTGCGGCCCAGGGAAGGAGAGCCGCTGCTGCTCCCACTGCACACCCCGGCGGCGGT CCCCAGAGACCAGGACAGTCCCAGAGCTTGGGAAAGAAGATGAAGGCTCCTAG